The following proteins are encoded in a genomic region of Deltaproteobacteria bacterium:
- a CDS encoding phosphatase PAP2 family protein, translating into MTPRERFYKALLFIGTVIYYVGGYLVVNYLSFQRGVFHDVMLPGEDKIPFIPWFIFVYVSSYLVIIYLYLRIQSLSFFQRAILAFLICVTIHLTIFVLFPVRYNLRPLINPEVSWLMEIMDFYYWLDLPYNCFPSLHASNAFLVYLLIKKYGGREAWFIGTMAVLITISIVLVKQHYILDAVCGIPVAFVSLWLAFLKRPQESTQKAFST; encoded by the coding sequence ATGACACCTCGAGAACGCTTTTATAAAGCGCTCCTTTTTATCGGAACCGTGATCTACTATGTTGGTGGGTATCTTGTTGTGAACTATCTCAGTTTTCAACGGGGTGTCTTTCATGACGTGATGCTGCCGGGTGAAGATAAAATCCCCTTTATCCCCTGGTTTATTTTTGTCTATGTCTCGAGCTATCTCGTTATCATCTACCTTTATCTTAGGATCCAGAGTCTTTCCTTCTTTCAGAGGGCCATTTTGGCTTTTTTGATCTGTGTCACGATTCATCTGACAATCTTTGTCCTTTTTCCCGTCCGTTATAACTTGCGTCCCCTCATTAACCCGGAGGTCTCCTGGTTGATGGAGATCATGGATTTTTACTATTGGTTGGACCTGCCTTATAATTGCTTTCCGTCACTCCATGCCTCCAACGCCTTTTTGGTCTACCTCCTTATTAAGAAATACGGGGGAAGAGAGGCCTGGTTTATCGGGACTATGGCGGTGCTGATCACGATCTCCATTGTTCTGGTCAAACAGCATTACATCCTGGATGCCGTTTGCGGAATCCCCGTCGCCTTTGTTTCCCTCTGGCTGGCCTTTTTGAAAAGACCTCAGGAATCGACCCAAAAGGCTTTTTCCACTTGA
- the coaD gene encoding pantetheine-phosphate adenylyltransferase, translated as MPKTSLCAGSFDPPTNGHINIIERGLKLFDKVIVAVAVNSSKKTTFTAPERVAMLQEIFKGRSGIEIDTFEDRLLVDYARFKKATILLRGLRNITDYEYECQMALANKKLAPEIETVFMMTESQFSHLSSSLLKEIVFLGGSANEMIPPLVEKALKKLKKGPK; from the coding sequence ATGCCTAAAACTTCCTTATGCGCCGGTTCGTTTGACCCGCCTACCAACGGTCACATCAACATCATCGAACGGGGTTTAAAACTCTTCGACAAGGTGATCGTCGCCGTTGCGGTCAATTCTTCAAAAAAAACAACCTTCACGGCTCCTGAACGGGTCGCCATGCTCCAAGAGATTTTCAAGGGGAGGAGCGGCATCGAGATTGACACCTTTGAGGACCGGTTGCTCGTCGACTATGCCCGTTTTAAAAAGGCAACGATCCTGCTCCGAGGGCTCCGCAATATCACCGATTATGAATATGAATGCCAGATGGCGCTCGCCAACAAGAAATTGGCCCCCGAAATTGAAACGGTTTTTATGATGACTGAATCACAATTTTCGCACTTGAGTTCTTCTCTTTTAAAAGAGATCGTTTTTCTGGGGGGTTCCGCCAATGAGATGATTCCCCCCCTGGTTGAAAAGGCTTTAAAAAAACTAAAAAAAGGACCGAAATGA
- a CDS encoding pyridoxal phosphate-dependent aminotransferase — protein MKLAARVNKIKPSPTVVIDAKAKQMKADGIDVVGFGAGEPDFDTPEPIKEAAIRALKAGKTKYTAVGGINELKEAIIAKLKRDNHLTYSRDEIIVSAGGKHALYNACQVLLEAGDKVIIPAPYWVSYPDQVLLNEATPVILATSEKDGFRVTPEQLEKAITKKTRVFILNSPSNPTGSAYSEKELAVIAEVLVRHNIICYSDEIYEKIVYDGFRHVSIASFNEKIKNLTITFNGASKAYSMTGWRMGFAAGPKEIIQAMTKVQGQVTTNINAATQWACVEAYNGSQDFLKSWVAEFKKRRDYIVNKFNSIPGVTCTNPQGAFYVFPNISAYFGKKYNGKTINGSDDLANYFLEKALVALVPGSGFGADQHIRLSYATSMENIQKGLDRIEKALKELN, from the coding sequence ATGAAACTGGCCGCGCGTGTCAACAAGATCAAACCGTCACCCACCGTTGTGATTGACGCCAAGGCTAAACAGATGAAGGCTGATGGGATTGATGTCGTTGGCTTCGGCGCCGGTGAGCCGGATTTCGACACCCCGGAACCTATTAAGGAGGCGGCGATCCGTGCTCTGAAGGCTGGAAAGACCAAATATACCGCCGTCGGTGGGATCAACGAACTCAAAGAGGCGATCATTGCCAAATTAAAGCGGGACAATCATCTCACGTACTCCCGTGATGAAATCATCGTCTCTGCCGGCGGCAAACATGCCCTTTACAACGCCTGCCAGGTGTTGTTGGAAGCAGGCGATAAAGTTATCATCCCGGCTCCTTACTGGGTCAGTTACCCTGATCAGGTCCTCCTGAATGAAGCCACCCCCGTCATCCTGGCCACTTCTGAAAAAGACGGGTTCCGTGTCACACCGGAGCAGCTTGAAAAGGCGATCACTAAAAAAACAAGGGTCTTTATCCTGAATTCCCCCTCCAACCCGACCGGATCGGCCTACAGTGAAAAAGAACTGGCGGTGATTGCCGAGGTCCTCGTCCGCCACAATATTATCTGTTACTCGGATGAGATCTACGAAAAGATCGTTTACGATGGCTTCCGCCATGTCAGCATCGCCTCATTCAACGAAAAGATTAAAAACCTGACCATCACCTTTAACGGGGCCTCAAAGGCCTATTCGATGACCGGTTGGCGGATGGGTTTTGCCGCCGGCCCGAAGGAAATTATCCAGGCGATGACCAAGGTCCAGGGACAGGTCACAACCAATATCAATGCCGCCACCCAATGGGCCTGCGTCGAGGCGTATAATGGCTCTCAGGATTTCTTGAAAAGTTGGGTCGCCGAATTCAAGAAACGGCGTGATTATATCGTCAACAAATTTAACTCGATCCCTGGGGTGACCTGCACCAATCCCCAAGGGGCTTTTTATGTTTTCCCGAATATCTCTGCCTATTTCGGCAAAAAATATAACGGCAAGACCATCAATGGCTCCGATGATCTCGCCAATTATTTTCTCGAGAAGGCGCTCGTCGCCTTGGTCCCGGGAAGCGGCTTCGGCGCCGATCAACATATCCGCCTTTCCTATGCCACCTCGATGGAAAACATCCAGAAGGGGTTGGACCGAATCGAAAAGGCTTTGAAGGAATTGAACTAA
- a CDS encoding class II fructose-bisphosphate aldolase — MEYKTVPELLASLKDCLKIQSAQNVQILSRKNLHQKLIDDLVWNAVFNVDQELKNMTRALIRNIARAAGVYPASIQSLYEAIGQGKVGHFTTPAINIRGLTYDLARTIFKAQIKKKAFPVVFELARSEMGYTFQTPAEYATCVLAAAVKEGYKGAVFIQGDHFQVSAKKYAKEPEFELQAIRGLIDEGIAYGFFNIDIDTSTLVDLSQPTVKEQQRVNFELCADFTNYIRQREPRGVTISVGGEIGEVGGKNSTVEEFEIYMEGYKETLARENSKAKGGSPKSDSLKGGSPKGAKGITKISVQTGTSHGGIPLADGTVAKVKIDFDVLKNIGAVARKKYGMAGAVQHGASTLPEELFDKFPEVGATEIHLATEFQNMIYNHELFPEALKQEIYSYLRKEMAGEKKEGETEEQFLYKTRKKGFGPFKKQIWSLPEKTRGGIMEKLQAKFEFLFDKLNVSGREAEVAKFVKIADIPLPLPNSLRPAS; from the coding sequence ATGGAATACAAAACCGTTCCTGAGTTGTTGGCCTCCTTAAAAGATTGTCTCAAGATCCAGTCGGCGCAAAACGTCCAAATTTTGTCTCGGAAAAACCTCCATCAAAAATTGATTGATGATCTTGTCTGGAATGCCGTTTTCAATGTCGATCAGGAATTAAAAAATATGACGCGCGCCCTGATCCGGAATATTGCCAGGGCGGCCGGCGTTTACCCCGCCTCCATCCAGAGTTTGTATGAGGCAATCGGTCAAGGCAAGGTCGGTCATTTTACAACACCGGCCATTAATATCCGGGGCCTGACCTATGATCTGGCAAGGACGATTTTCAAGGCGCAGATAAAGAAAAAAGCGTTCCCGGTAGTCTTTGAGCTGGCCCGTTCCGAGATGGGGTACACCTTTCAGACACCGGCGGAGTATGCCACCTGTGTCTTAGCGGCGGCGGTGAAAGAGGGGTATAAAGGGGCGGTTTTCATCCAGGGGGACCATTTTCAGGTCAGCGCGAAAAAATATGCTAAAGAGCCAGAATTTGAACTTCAGGCGATTCGTGGTTTGATTGACGAGGGGATCGCTTACGGATTTTTTAACATTGATATCGATACCTCGACCCTCGTTGATCTCTCCCAGCCGACAGTGAAGGAACAACAACGGGTCAACTTTGAACTCTGCGCCGATTTCACAAATTACATCCGTCAACGAGAACCGAGAGGGGTGACCATCTCCGTCGGCGGTGAAATTGGTGAGGTTGGCGGGAAAAACTCGACTGTTGAAGAGTTTGAAATCTATATGGAAGGGTACAAAGAGACCCTTGCCAGGGAAAACAGCAAGGCCAAGGGTGGTTCCCCCAAGAGCGATTCGCTCAAGGGTGGTTCACCCAAGGGTGCGAAGGGGATCACAAAAATTAGCGTGCAGACAGGGACCTCTCACGGGGGGATCCCTCTGGCCGATGGGACCGTGGCCAAGGTCAAGATCGATTTTGATGTCTTGAAAAATATCGGTGCGGTGGCGCGCAAGAAGTATGGAATGGCTGGTGCGGTCCAGCATGGGGCCTCAACCCTGCCGGAAGAACTGTTCGACAAATTCCCCGAGGTGGGAGCGACCGAGATCCACCTGGCGACCGAGTTCCAGAACATGATCTATAACCATGAACTCTTCCCCGAGGCGTTAAAGCAGGAGATCTACTCCTATCTCCGAAAAGAGATGGCAGGAGAAAAAAAGGAGGGGGAGACCGAGGAACAGTTTCTCTATAAAACGCGCAAGAAGGGGTTCGGTCCCTTCAAAAAGCAGATCTGGTCTCTTCCTGAAAAAACCAGGGGTGGGATCATGGAAAAACTCCAGGCCAAGTTTGAATTCCTTTTTGACAAACTGAATGTCTCCGGTCGTGAAGCGGAGGTGGCGAAGTTTGTCAAAATTGCCGATATCCCACTGCCGCTTCCCAATAGCCTCCGCCCGGCGAGTTAG
- the amrA gene encoding AmmeMemoRadiSam system protein A: protein MLTLEEKRELLQVARQTLQDYFENKKLTAVSPLESLKEKKGAFVTLHHEGKLKGCIGHLAADEPLFLVIQKMAIAAATGDPRFPPVSPEELSAMDIEISVLSPFQEIHSVEEIVVGRDGLYVVQGPRRGLLLPQVATEWGWDPEAFLAQTCVKAGLPREVWKKGGVLIFSFTAEVFGEKTIQEEKKS from the coding sequence ATGCTGACTTTGGAGGAGAAGAGGGAACTCCTGCAGGTTGCCCGACAGACATTGCAAGATTATTTTGAAAATAAAAAACTGACGGCTGTTTCTCCTTTGGAATCTCTGAAGGAAAAAAAGGGGGCCTTTGTCACCCTCCACCATGAGGGGAAACTCAAGGGGTGCATCGGCCATCTTGCGGCTGACGAGCCGCTATTCCTTGTCATCCAGAAGATGGCGATTGCCGCAGCGACGGGGGACCCTCGGTTTCCACCTGTTTCTCCAGAAGAGCTTTCGGCGATGGATATTGAGATTTCCGTTCTCTCTCCCTTTCAGGAGATTCATTCTGTGGAGGAAATTGTGGTCGGTCGGGATGGGTTGTACGTGGTGCAAGGTCCTCGCCGGGGATTGCTCCTTCCACAGGTGGCCACAGAGTGGGGGTGGGATCCGGAGGCCTTTCTGGCACAAACCTGCGTTAAGGCGGGATTGCCTCGGGAGGTCTGGAAAAAGGGGGGGGTCCTGATTTTTTCCTTTACAGCGGAGGTTTTTGGAGAAAAAACAATCCAGGAAGAAAAGAAATCATGA